The DNA region CAGTAAATCCGCCTAAAGGAAGCCCTTTAACTTTTAGATTGACGATTTTATCGGATGCAAAGTAGGCACTGCTACCGCCTAACAATCCGCCGCCGATGGCTCCTAACATAAAACTATGACCTGCAACGGCGAGATCGACGGCAGCACCACTAACTGCACCAGCAACGGCAGCGGCAATCACTAATTGCTTTTTATTGAGTCCCCAAGCGTACCAGTGATCACAATCAAAGAGATCCGGTGGTAATTCTAGCTGTTGTATTGAAAATTCCGTATTTAAGTGAGCATAGTTTGCGAGTAACTCTTGTAAGGCTAAGGATTCTCGTTGCTTAATATCGCTTGTAAAACGCTTCTGTAATATTGGCTCAATTGTCTTTGCCTGATCTTCTGTAAGAACCTTCTGCTCTATTTCATGGGTGCAAACGTCGGTTAACAGCCGACATAATAAATTAACGCTATTGCGTTTTCTTTGTTCGAAGTTTTCCTGCAAAGCATTTGCGATCTTTTCTAATTGATTTCGCCAAGATGAATTTAAGTGAGCAAATACATCCAGCAGCTCAATTTGTTTAGTATGATCGGCAAGCATAGGGTTAAATAGGGTTACTGATTTAAAAAATTGATGCAGAGCACGCTCCCACTCATCCACAAAATCACTGTTTTGAATGGGATTGATTAACGCCATACTCGGCTGACCTGTCCAAAGCAGAATTTCCATTTCCGTCTCATAACTCTTCGAATAAGGACGTGAACCATCGACCACGTAAAGGATTGCTGCACCTTGTACAATGGGTGTTAATAACTCAACTTCATCGGGAAATTGTTGCTGACATTCTGGGTCATCAATGAATTGGCGTAATGTGGCTAAGCGCTGACTTGCATCACCACAGCGTTCCTTTAGCCAAGTTAATACTTTTGTCGGTCGTTGGAACCCCGGTGTATCGATCAGTTCATAACTTCCTTGAGCCGTACTAATCGTATATCGTGTGGCTTTTTCGGTGGTACGGCTGCGATGGCTAATCGCAACGGCATCATTTTGTGCAAGTGTCGCCACGATTGACGACTTTCCTTTGTTTGGGTGACCAACCACTGCAAATACTGGCATTGTTGTGTCTTTCATTATGACATTGTGTCCTGTGCCGATGAGTTCTCTGAGGTGTTATTGAACGGTGGTTGAAACATATTCCATTGCGTCAGTTGTGCGGTGAAGCGTTGCCACTCTTCACAGTCTTTTTCTTCGAGCTCTATGACGTTGTTATGCTTAAAGTCGATCGGGTAAAGGAATCCATTATGTTCCTTTAAAAAATCTTCAAGCTCTCCAATTGGGGGTTCCCAAGCTTTGACCAATACGAGCAACGAGCGTTCTGTTTGATCGGGTGTGAGGTCGCTTATTTCGATGAGCGGAAAATTCTTGATAGCCGAAACGTTAGAGAGTTCTTGTTGAGAAAATTCAGCCCAATTAACCACACATAATTCATTGGGCAATTCATGAACAATGTCTGCATGAACAAAAGACGTTGATGGCGTTTTTTGATGACGATTGATCGTTTGTTTTAATTGCTGCTCAAAATCATTCTTGATTTGTTGTGCGATGATCCAGCGAATCGGCAGTATCATAATTAGGCGTAATAAGAGTGAATAACACAATTGTGTCGCGAGAATGAATTTCCACCAGTGACTAAATTCCGGATTAGCAGAATTAGGGACCATGAGTCGATTGTCTTGCGTAGCGATCAATAGTGAAAGATCAGGCTGGGCTTCTGACCAGAATTGCCAAGGCGTGGCCAGCCATTTTAAGAAAGGATGAATGTCTTCAGGAGACAATATAGTACTTCGCCACACAAAATTTACATCACTGCCAAGTAGTAACAATAAAAATGTAACTAACCCTCCGCAAGCATAGAATATGGCTGCGTATTGGCCTTGAATGAACAGCCAATGTCGGTCTATTTTTAATTGTTGCA from Pleionea litopenaei includes:
- a CDS encoding DUF3482 domain-containing protein, yielding MKDTTMPVFAVVGHPNKGKSSIVATLAQNDAVAISHRSRTTEKATRYTISTAQGSYELIDTPGFQRPTKVLTWLKERCGDASQRLATLRQFIDDPECQQQFPDEVELLTPIVQGAAILYVVDGSRPYSKSYETEMEILLWTGQPSMALINPIQNSDFVDEWERALHQFFKSVTLFNPMLADHTKQIELLDVFAHLNSSWRNQLEKIANALQENFEQRKRNSVNLLCRLLTDVCTHEIEQKVLTEDQAKTIEPILQKRFTSDIKQRESLALQELLANYAHLNTEFSIQQLELPPDLFDCDHWYAWGLNKKQLVIAAAVAGAVSGAAVDLAVAGHSFMLGAIGGGLLGGSSAYFASDKIVNLKVKGLPLGGFTAHYGPIIHKNFPYVIIGRFLFCYQQISQLTHADRRSLSIHATDFQKSIEHLEKSQQKELHQVCAKLSKQRIPEALYTALMPLFD
- a CDS encoding DUF2868 domain-containing protein, with protein sequence MSIHSTTLTSGFSPLKLVWPIALSGFVVGCFLSFSIVSGDQLGRVNLFYLLFIFVFIPLITALLSMITLMTKRGISFASLVVKLPLLSNAQRQTLRQMQQLKIDRHWLFIQGQYAAIFYACGGLVTFLLLLLGSDVNFVWRSTILSPEDIHPFLKWLATPWQFWSEAQPDLSLLIATQDNRLMVPNSANPEFSHWWKFILATQLCYSLLLRLIMILPIRWIIAQQIKNDFEQQLKQTINRHQKTPSTSFVHADIVHELPNELCVVNWAEFSQQELSNVSAIKNFPLIEISDLTPDQTERSLLVLVKAWEPPIGELEDFLKEHNGFLYPIDFKHNNVIELEEKDCEEWQRFTAQLTQWNMFQPPFNNTSENSSAQDTMS